A single Musa acuminata AAA Group cultivar baxijiao chromosome BXJ2-1, Cavendish_Baxijiao_AAA, whole genome shotgun sequence DNA region contains:
- the LOC135598811 gene encoding serine/threonine-protein kinase GRIK1-like: protein MSGFVLPDSDLDVGCCGCLGFLKKPDEDVDFEKVWMLGRGRKMAPLMLPTNRPICREKPVKETKRLTLDRDASGQKMINEYVKECTIGHGSYGKVVLYRSNNDGKQYAIKAFYKSRLSRLQVTSTETAMTDVFREVSIMKIIEHPNLINLIEVIDDPESDNLYMVLEYVEGSSVCGSSGTLGGIGEITSRRYLRGIIAGLVYLHAHDIVHGDIKPDNLLVTREGAVKIGDFSVSHAFEDGNDVLCRSPGTPVFTAPECCLGSSYHGKVADIWAVGVTLYCMTLGCCPFVGDSLKDTYDKIVHSPLDLPKEVDPELKDLLKGLLCKDPVQRMTLVDVADHPWVVRGCGSIPRMSCLCKSGSSRKENQMGSKSDTNGT from the exons ATGTCGGGCTTTGTGCTTCCCGATTCGGATTTGGACGTTGGCTGCTGCGGCTGCCTCGGGTTCCTCAAGAAGCCCGACGAAGATGTGGATTTCGAGAAAGTGTGGATGCTGGGTCGCGGCCGGAAGATGGCGCCTTTGATGCTGCCGACGAATCGCCCCATCTGCAGGGAGAAACCCGTGAAGGAAACGAAACGTTTGACTCTGGACCGG GATGCTTCTGGACAAAAGATGATCAATGAGTATGTCAAAGAATGTACCATAGGCCATGGAAGCTATGGGAAAGTG GTATTATATCGGAGCAATAACGATGGCAAGCAGTATGCAATCAAG GCATTTTACAAGTCTCGTCTCTCTAGGTTGCAAGTTACTTCCACTGAAACAGCTATGACAGATGTTTTTAGGGAG gtatcaattatgaagataatagaACATCCAAATCTAATTAATCTTATTGAAGTGATCGATGACCCAGAGTCAGATAATTTATACATGG TACTAGAATATGTGGAAGGCAGCTCGGTATGTGGTTCTTCTGGTACACTTGGAGGGATAGGAGAAATTACCTCTAGACGATACTTGAGAGGCATAATTGCTGGGCTCGTATATCTGCATGCTCAT GATATTGTCCATGGAGATATCAAGCCTGATAACCTTTTGGTAACAAGAGAGGGAGCAGTAAAAATTGGTGATTTCAGTGTCAGCCATGCTTTTGAG GATGGCAATGATGTCCTTTGCAGGTCTCCTGGAACCCCTGTTTTTACTGCACCTGAATGCTGTTTAG GATCAAGTTACCATGGTAAAGTTGCTGACATATGGGCTGTTGGTGTGACATTATACTGTATGACATTAGGCTGTTGCCCATTTGTTGGAGATAGTTTAAAAGATACATATGACAAG ATAGTTCATAGTCCATTGGATCTGCCCAAGGAAGTTGATCCTGAGCTGAAGGATTTACTAAAGGGACTTTTGTGTAAAG ATCCAGTGCAGAGGATGACACTAGTTGATGTGGCCGATCATCCCTGGGTAGTCAGGGGCTGTGGATCAATACCTCGGATGTCATGTTTATGCAAAAGTGGCAGCTCTCGAAAGGAAAATCAGATGGGATCCAAATCTGACACAAATGGTACCTGA
- the LOC135598812 gene encoding multiple organellar RNA editing factor 3, mitochondrial-like, producing MALASLRIRRAVALSSAVLRHGRFFSAIHASPSPPSVPFLAVVSPVPFGDPSLQRPYSLIPSLSFRSSAPLCSSRSSGGADDKFGPDEILFEGCDYNHWLITMDFPKDPAPSREEMIETYIQTLATVVGSVEEAKKRMYALSTTTYHGFQAVMTEEMSEKFRGLPGVVFILPDSYIDPVNKEYGGDKYENGVITPRPPPIQYGRQGRERNQNRYDRPNYNRPPPQGNPNYNRPPPQGNPNYNRPPPQGNPPNEQWGSMQGGGPNYAPQQGNSQPGQYGRGYDAPGGRNSVPSGERRDFGQGEQGNYAQSAVRDGYQGERRDPMPSNQRNFNQGYHGNFAPQEQRNITRGPGEQNMYGSSTGADNRPGSGPSYSQNHRQETMPGNGGEHRQNGNFGYGGESSRDVSSGFGGQGSGSAYEQNYSGPTKGQTGSWQGKW from the exons ATGGCGCTCGCCTCCCTCCGCATTCGCCGCGCCGTCGCCCTCTCGTCCGCCGTCCTCAGACATGGCCGCTTCTTCTCGGCGATCCACGCCTCTCCTTCCCCTCCCTCCGTTCCCTTCCTGGCCGTCGTTTCCCCTGTCCCCTTCGGGGACCCTAGCCTCCAACGACCTTACTCCTTGATCCCATCCCTCTCCTTCCGGTCGTCGGCTCCTCTTTGCAGCAGCCGTTCTAGCGGCGGAGCCGACGACAAGTTCGGGCCTGATGAGATCCTCTTCGAGGGATGCGATTACAATCACTGGCTCATCACCATGGACTTCCCCAAGGACCCCGCACCAAGCCGTGAAGAGATGATCGAGACCTACATCCAAACACTAGCAACGGTTGTCGGCAG TGTTGAAGAAGCCAAGAAAAGGATGTATGCACTTAGCACCACAACTTACCATGGTTTTCAGGCTGTAATGACTGAGGAAATGTCAGAAAAGTTTCGCG GTTTGCCTGGTGTTGTCTTCATATTGCCAGACTCGTATATTGATCCTGTCAATAAGGAGTATGGAG GTGACAAGTATGAGAACGGGGTTATTACTCCAAGGCCTCCTCCAATTCAATATGGTAGGCAAGGTAGAGAACGGAATCAAAACAGATATGACCGACCAAATTATAACAGACCACCTCCACAAGGAAATCCAAATTATAACAGACCACCTCCACAAGGAAATCCAAATTATAACAGACCACCTCCACAAGGAAATCCACCAAATGAGCAATGGGGTTCGATGCAAGGAGGTGGACCAAACTATGCTCCACAGCAGGGCAATAGTCAGCCTGGGCAATATGGAAGGGGTTATGATGCCCCTGGAGGTAGAAACTCTGTTCCTTCAGGAGAAAGGAGAGACTTCGGACAAGGAGAACAGGGAAACTATGCACAATCTGCGGTAAGGGATGGTTATCAAGGAGAACGTAGAGATCCAATGCCTTCAAATCAGAGGAATTTCAACCAAGGATATCATGGTAATTTTGCTCCTCAAGAGCAGAGGAACATCACACGAGGACCTGGAGAACAAAATATGTATGGAAGCTCTACTGGGGCAGATAACAGGCCTGGATCAGGTCCTAGTTATAGCCAAAACCATAGGCAGGAGACAATGCCTGGTAACGGTGGGGAACACAGACAAAATGGCAATTTTGGTTATGGTGGAGAGAGTAGCAGAGACGTCAGTTCTGGTTTTGGAGGGCAAGGATCAGGTTCTGCCTACGAACAAAACTATTCTGGTCCTACCAAAGGTCAAACAGGGTCCTGGCAG GGGAAGTGGTGA
- the LOC135598074 gene encoding non-functional NADPH-dependent codeinone reductase 2-like isoform X2: MAVMQQVVLSSGRRMPVLGMGTATYPVPPDEIMTSAVIDAIELGYRHFDTASIYGSERAVGQAIATALERGLIRSRDELFVTTKLWCTDMHADRVVPALQESLRLKGDKQIIFTSEDMIPLDMPTVWEAMEKCQSLGLAKSIGVSNFTCRKLADLLSHAKIPPAVNQVEINPIWQQRKLRDFCSEKGIHVTAYSLLGAIGVFWGSNDVLECEEVKRIAQSTGKSRAQVCLRWGVEQGGSIVVKSFNKERLKENMEIFDWHLKEEDKERLSLVPQKRLILVHPFISPNGLYKSHAEFWDGDV, encoded by the exons ATGGCGGTAATGCAGCAGGTTGTGCTGAGTTCAGGGAGGAGGATGCCGGTTCTCGGCATGGGGACGGCCACATACCCGGTGCCGCCCGACGAGATCATGACGTCGGCGGTGATTGACGCCATCGAGCTCGGCTACCGCCACTTCGACACCGCCAGCATCTACGGGTCGGAGCGGGCTGTTGGCCAGGCCATAGCGACTGCCCTGGAAAGAGGGCTCATCAGGAGCCGCGACGAGCTCTTCGTCACCACCAAACTGTGGTGCACCGACATGCACGCGGACCGCGTTGTCCCTGCACTGCAAGAGTCTCTCAG ATTAAAAGGTGACAAACAAATAATATTCACCAGCGAGGACATGATTCCCTTGGACATGCCAACTGTGTGGGAAGCAATGGAGAAATGTCAAAGTCTTGGTTTAGCTAAATCTATCGGAGTTAGCAACTTCACATGCAGGAAGCTAGCTGACCTACTTAGTCATGCAAAAATTCCACCTGCTGTGAACCAG GTGGAAATAAATCCTATTTGGCAGCAAAGAAAACTACGAGACTTCTGCTCAGAGAAGGGAATCCATGTAACTGCATATTCTTTGCTAGGTGCAATTGGAGTCTTCTGGGGGAGTAATGATGTGTTGGAATGTGAAGAGGTCAAAAGAATTGCTCAGTCTACGGGAAAAAGCAGAGCCCAG GTATGCTTAAGGTGGGGCGTCGAGCAAGGTGGGAGCATTGTAGTGAAAAGTTTTAACAAGGAAAGGCTCAAAGAGAACATGGAGATATTTGACTGGCATCTGAAAGAGGAGGACAAGGAAAGATTGAGCCTAGTACCACAGAAAAGGCTCATTCTGGTTCACCCATTTATATCACCCAATGGTTTGTACAAGTCTCATGCTGAATTTTGGGATGGTGATGTGTAG
- the LOC135598074 gene encoding non-functional NADPH-dependent codeinone reductase 2-like isoform X1, protein MAVMQQVVLSSGRRMPVLGMGTATYPVPPDEIMTSAVIDAIELGYRHFDTASIYGSERAVGQAIATALERGLIRSRDELFVTTKLWCTDMHADRVVPALQESLRTLGLEYIDLYLIHFPVRLKGDKQIIFTSEDMIPLDMPTVWEAMEKCQSLGLAKSIGVSNFTCRKLADLLSHAKIPPAVNQVEINPIWQQRKLRDFCSEKGIHVTAYSLLGAIGVFWGSNDVLECEEVKRIAQSTGKSRAQVCLRWGVEQGGSIVVKSFNKERLKENMEIFDWHLKEEDKERLSLVPQKRLILVHPFISPNGLYKSHAEFWDGDV, encoded by the exons ATGGCGGTAATGCAGCAGGTTGTGCTGAGTTCAGGGAGGAGGATGCCGGTTCTCGGCATGGGGACGGCCACATACCCGGTGCCGCCCGACGAGATCATGACGTCGGCGGTGATTGACGCCATCGAGCTCGGCTACCGCCACTTCGACACCGCCAGCATCTACGGGTCGGAGCGGGCTGTTGGCCAGGCCATAGCGACTGCCCTGGAAAGAGGGCTCATCAGGAGCCGCGACGAGCTCTTCGTCACCACCAAACTGTGGTGCACCGACATGCACGCGGACCGCGTTGTCCCTGCACTGCAAGAGTCTCTCAG GACTTTGGGTTTGGAGTACATCGATCTGTATCTTATCCACTTCCCTGTTAGATTAAAAGGTGACAAACAAATAATATTCACCAGCGAGGACATGATTCCCTTGGACATGCCAACTGTGTGGGAAGCAATGGAGAAATGTCAAAGTCTTGGTTTAGCTAAATCTATCGGAGTTAGCAACTTCACATGCAGGAAGCTAGCTGACCTACTTAGTCATGCAAAAATTCCACCTGCTGTGAACCAG GTGGAAATAAATCCTATTTGGCAGCAAAGAAAACTACGAGACTTCTGCTCAGAGAAGGGAATCCATGTAACTGCATATTCTTTGCTAGGTGCAATTGGAGTCTTCTGGGGGAGTAATGATGTGTTGGAATGTGAAGAGGTCAAAAGAATTGCTCAGTCTACGGGAAAAAGCAGAGCCCAG GTATGCTTAAGGTGGGGCGTCGAGCAAGGTGGGAGCATTGTAGTGAAAAGTTTTAACAAGGAAAGGCTCAAAGAGAACATGGAGATATTTGACTGGCATCTGAAAGAGGAGGACAAGGAAAGATTGAGCCTAGTACCACAGAAAAGGCTCATTCTGGTTCACCCATTTATATCACCCAATGGTTTGTACAAGTCTCATGCTGAATTTTGGGATGGTGATGTGTAG
- the LOC103990991 gene encoding peroxidase N yields MKGCESVSNVVPSLITALVVLWLSMGVCRSQLSTDFYANSCPAVFRVVRRQLFSALRNDTRMAASLLRLHFHDCFVNGCDGSVLLDGSDSEKLALPNRNSARGFDVIDTIKTAVENACNATVSCADILTIAARDSVYLSGGPYWNVLLGRRDGLVANQTGANDLPSPFDSIDTIIDKFVAVGLNTTDVVSLSGGHTIGRARCVTFSGRLYDFSEDSSVDPTLDPSMATELQTLCPQSGGDGNATAPLDRNSNYAFDNHYFKNLVEQKGLLSSDQGLFSSDEGQAATKALVQAYSNSSILFFRDFVNSMIKMGNISPLTSSAGEIRRNCRVVN; encoded by the exons atgaagggtTGTGAGAGTGTTAGCAACGTCGTTCCTTCCTTGATCACAGCTTTGGTGGTGCTGTGGCTGAGCATGGGGGTTTGCAGATCACAGCTGAGCACGGATTTCTACGCAAACAGTTGCCCCGCCGTGTTCAGGGTGGTCCGCCGCCAGCTTTTTAGTGCTCTCAGGAACGACACCAGGATGGCAGCTTCACTGCTGAGGCTCCACTTCCATGATTGCTTTGTGAAC GGATGTGATGGTTCAGTTCTTCTTGATGGGAGTGACAGCGAGAAGCTTGCCCTTCCCAATCGGAACTCTGCGAGGGGTTTTGATGTCATCGACACCATAAAGACTGCAGTGGAGAACGCATGCAATGCAACTGTGTCTTGTGCAGATATACTTACTATAGCAGCCAGAGACTCGGTGTATTTG AGTGGAGGGCCTTATTGGAACGTTCTTCTGGGAAGAAGGGATGGGTTGGTAGCGAACCAGACTGGAGCTAATGACCTTCCTTCTCCCTTCGACTCCATCGACACCATCATCGACAAGTTTGTTGCTGTTGGTCTCAACACCACCGACGTGGTCTCTTTATCAG GCGGCCACACGATCGGCCGAGCTCGATGCGTGACCTTCAGCGGCCGCTTGTATGACTTCTCCGAGGACTCCTCCGTGGACCCAACGCTGGACCCGAGCATGGCGACGGAGCTGCAAACCCTCTGCCCACAGAGCGGCGGCGACGGGAACGCGACCGCCCCCCTCGACCGCAACTCCAACTACGCCTTCGACAACCACTACTTCAAGAACCTGGTGGAGCAGAAGGGCCTGCTGTCGTCCGACCAGGGTCTCTTCTCGAGCGACGAGGGCCAGGCGGCGACGAAGGCGCTCGTGCAGGCGTACAGCAACAGCAGCATCCTCTTCTTCAGGGACTTCGTCAACTCCATGATCAAGATGGGGAACATAAGCCCCCTCACCTCCTCTGCCGGAGAGATCCGTCGGAACTGCAGGGTTGTCAACTAG
- the LOC103995030 gene encoding non-functional NADPH-dependent codeinone reductase 2-like — protein MQMEVEPQVVLNSGRRMPVLGMGTATYPVPPDETITTAVIDAIGLGYRHLDTASVYGSERAVGRAIATALERGLIGSRDELFVTTKLWCTDMHADRVVPALQESLRTLGLEYIDLYLIHYPVRLKGEKRMVFTGEDMIPLDMPTVWEAMEKCQSLGLAKSIGVSNFTCKKLADLLNHARIPPAVNQVEVNPIWQQRKLRDFCSEKGIHVSAYSPLGAVGVLWGSNEVMECEEVKRIAQSMGKSIAQVCLRWGVEQGVSVVVKSFNGERLKENMQIFDWHLKEEDKERLSLVPQKRLILVEPFISPTGFYKSHAEFWDGDV, from the exons ATGCAGATGGAGGTAGAGCCGCAGGTAGTGTTAAATTCGGGGCGGAGGATGCCGGTGCTCGGCATGGGGACGGCCACCTACCCGGTGCCGCCCGACGAAACCATAACGACGGCGGTGATCGACGCCATCGGGCTCGGGTACCGCCACTTGGATACGGCCAGCGTCTACGGCTCGGAGCGGGCCGTCGGCCGGGCCATAGCGACCGCTCTGGAGAGAGGGCTGATCGGTAGCCGCGACGAGCTCTTCGTCACCACCAAGCTGTGGTGCACCGACATGCACGCCGACCGCGTCGTCCCTGCACTGCAAGAGTCTCTCAG GACTTTGGGATTGGAGTACATCGATCTGTATCTTATCCACTACCCTGTTAGACTAAAAGGTGAGAAACGAATGGTTTTCACCGGCGAGGACATGATTCCCTTGGACATGCCAACCGTGTGGGAAGCAATGGAGAAATGTCAGAGTCTAGGTTTAGCTAAATCTATCGGGGTGAGCAACTTCACATGCAAGAAGCTAGCTGACCTACTCAACCATGCAAGAATTCCACCTGCCGTGAACCAG GTGGAGGTGAATCCTATTTGGCAGCAAAGAAAACTACGAGACTTCTGCTCGGAGAAGGGAATTCATGTGAGTGCATACTCTCCGCTTGGCGCAGTTGGAGTCTTATGGGGCTCCAATGAAGTGATGGAATGTGAAGAGGTCAAAAGAATTGCTCAGTCTATGGGGAAAAGCATAGCCCAG GTATGCTTAAGATGGGGTGTCGAACAAGGTGTGAGCGTTGTGGTGAAAAGCTTTAACGGGGAGAGGCTCAAGGAGAACATGCAGATATTTGACTGGCATCTGAAAGAGGAGGACAAGGAAAGGTTGAGCTTAGTACCACAGAAAAGGCTTATTCTGGTTGAGCCATTTATATCACCCACTGGTTTCTACAAGTCTCATGCTGAATTTTGGGATGGTGATGTGTAG
- the LOC103990983 gene encoding pentatricopeptide repeat-containing protein At4g37170, translating to MVKVTSRRRFSSASAAAVPSPSKSPPPSFSLTPPQDTISHLCAQGRFGDAIALLSRQRRLLPAAHRPLDLPSSACRVAAAAAASGRPLGLLLSNRLLDLLAKCGVLPEARRWFESMPYRDLCSWNTLIGGYSSCGDLDEVRRLFDRMPSRDHFSWSTIISGHSRHGHPREALGLYRRMQSEGNGKDSNFGNKFTASSALAAATAIPCLRHGKEIHCHIIRMGFDSDAVVWSALSDMYAKCGSIDNARHVFDRTLDRDVVSWTAMIGRYFDGGRREEGFELFSDMLRAGVRPNEFTFAGVLDALSELAMEGPGRQLHGHMMRAGYDPLSFSASALVHMYSKCGNIDKARAVFEGMPKTDLVSWTSMVSGYAQNGHPEEAIRYFELMLQSGTRPDHIAFVGVLSACTHAGLVDKGLEIFHSIKDEHGMEHTADHYACVVDLLSRAGRFEEAEEIMDKMPMKPDKFLWASLLGGCRIHKNVRLGEQAAEALFEIEPENAATYVTLANIYASAGLWDEVEKVRKTMDRRRVVKKPGSSWIEVKRRVHVFLVGDKSHPRTEDIHAQLEKLYKRMKEEGYVPDTEFVLHDVEDEQKEESLAYHSERLAVAFGIIATPQGTPVKVFKNLRICGDCHTAFKFFSRITQRVIIVRDSSRFHHFKEGSCSCGNYW from the coding sequence ATGGTGAAGGTAACCTCTCGCCGGCGCTTTTCCTCTGCCTCAGCCGCCGCTGTCCCTTCTCCTTCCAAGTCCCCACCTCCCTCCTTCTCTCTCACCCCCCCGCAGGACACCATCTCCCATCTATGCGCCCAAGGCCGCTTCGGCGACGCAATCGCCCTCCTCTCCCGCCAGCGCCGCCTTCTCCCGGCCGCCCACCGCCCTCTCGACCTACCCTCCTCTGCCTGTCGCGTGGCAGCCGCCGCCGCAGCATCGGGCCGCCCCCTCGGTCTCCTCCTCTCCAACCGCCTGCTCGATCTGCTAGCCAAGTGTGGCGTCCTGCCCGAAGCCCGCCGCTGGTTCGAGTCCATGCCCTACCGGGACCTCTGCTCCTGGAACACCCTCATCGGCGGCTATTCCTCCTGCGGAGACCTCGACGAGGTCCGGAGACTCTTCGATCGCATGCCCAGCAGGGACCACTTCTCGTGGAGCACCATTATCTCCGGCCACTCCCGGCATGGCCACCCCAGAGAGGCGCTCGGCCTCTACCGGAGAATGCAGAGCGAAGGGAACGGGAAAGACTCGAACTTTGGTAACAAGTTCACGGCTTCCAGCGCCCTTGCTGCCGCAACAGCCATCCCGTGCCTCCGACATGGGAAGGAGATCCACTGCCACATAATTCGAATGGGGTTCGACTCGGATGCCGTCGTTTGGAGCGCGCTATCGGATATGTACGCCAAATGCGGAAGCATCGACAACGCACGCCATGTGTTCGACAGAACACTCGACAGGGATGTCGTTTCCTGGACCGCGATGATTGGGCGGTACTTCGACGGTGGGCGGAGAGAAGAAGGGTTTGAGCTGTTCTCGGATATGTTGAGGGCAGGCGTCCGGCCGAACGAGTTCACCTTCGCAGGGGTTTTGGATGCATTGTCGGAGCTGGCCATGGAAGGCCCAGGGAGGCAGCTGCACGGGCACATGATGAGGGCGGGCTACGATCCACTCTCGTTCTCAGCCAGTGCTTTGGTGCACATGTACTCAAAGTGCGGGAACATCGACAAGGCCAGGGCGGTCTTCGAGGGGATGCCGAAGACGGACTTGGTCTCATGGACTTCCATGGTGTCGGGATACGCTCAGAACGGGCATCCTGAGGAGGCAATCCGATACTTCGAGCTGATGCTGCAGTCGGGGACGAGACCAGATCACATAGCATTTGTGGGAGTCCTTTCTGCGTGCACACATGCCGGATTAGTCGACAAAGGACTAGAAATCTTTCACTCTATAAAAGATGAGCATGGGATGGAGCACACCGCAGACCACTACGCTTGTGTGGTCGACCTGCTCAGCCGGGCTGGCCGCTTTGAGGAAGCTGAGGAGATCATGGACAAGATGCCGATGAAGCCAGACAAGTTCCTGTGGGCTTCCCTGCTCGGTGGATGCAGGATTCACAAGAACGTGAGGCTAGGAGAACAGGCGGCGGAAGCACTGTTCGAGATAGAGCCGGAGAACGCGGCGACCTACGTGACGCTGGCCAACATCTACGCCTCTGCTGGCTTGTGGGACGAGgtggagaaggtgaggaagacgaTGGACCGGCGGCGGGTGGTGAAGAAGCCTGGGTCGAGTTGGATCGAGGTGAAGAGACGAGTGCACGTGTTCCTGGTGGGAGACAAGTCGCACCCGAGGACGGAGGACATACATGCGCAGCTGGAGAAGCTGTacaagaggatgaaggaagaAGGATACGTACCGGACACCGAGTTCGTGCTGCATGATGTGGAAGACGAGCAGAAGGAAGAGAGCTTGGCGTACCACAGCGAGAGGTTGGCAGTTGCATTTGGGATCATTGCTACTCCGCAGGGCACTCCCGTCAAGGTCTTCAAGAACCTGCGGATTTGTGGAGACTGCCACACTGCGTTCAAGTTCTTCTCCAGGATTACACAGAGGGTGATCATTGTCAGGGACTCGAGCAGATTCCACCACTTCAAGGAGGGGAGCTGCTCCTGTGGGAACTACTGGTAA